The genomic interval CGATACTTTGGCTCAAACCATGATTGATGGCGAAACTCCAGGGCACAGGGAATATCTCCCATCCTTTTTCTGCATACTCTTAAATAGTCAACATTTGCCTTTGTACAATCAAACCAAGGCGGAAATTGAAATAAGACCATTGCCAGCTTCCCTGCTTTAATATATGGAACCAACGAGTCAATAAATGCAAAAAACATTTCTTCATGGGAGGAAAATGGAATTTCGCCTCGGCTATGACCTGTCATGCCTTGATATGCCTTTACTATGAATTGAAACGAGTCTGGAGTTTTTCTTACCCAAGTTTCCGCATTTCGCACTGGTTGTACGGCATAAAAAGAAGCATCCACTTCCACAGTTGGAAAATAACCGGCATACTCCACTAATTTATTTTGTGATGAAGTATTTTTTCCATAAAGACTAGTATGGTCTCCCCAGCCAGTTAAACCAATATGAATCAATTAAATCACCTCTATAATATAGTCTT from Niallia sp. FSL W8-0635 carries:
- a CDS encoding DUF72 domain-containing protein, with product MIHIGLTGWGDHTSLYGKNTSSQNKLVEYAGYFPTVEVDASFYAVQPVRNAETWVRKTPDSFQFIVKAYQGMTGHSRGEIPFSSHEEMFFAFIDSLVPYIKAGKLAMVLFQFPPWFDCTKANVDYLRVCRKRMGDIPCALEFRHQSWFEPKYRESTLQFMREENWIHSICDEPQVTPGSVPTVLDAVDEKKVLIRLHGRNYYGWQQNNNPNWREVRYLYRYNTVELKEWVENIRQLEKECKNIYVLFNNNSGGDAADNGKELIELLNIEYTDLAPRQLDLF